In the genome of Desulfuromonas sp. DDH964, one region contains:
- the trhA gene encoding PAQR family membrane homeostasis protein TrhA, which produces MSDDFDQDRLPWEACLNTGSSALGLLLSLAGLPLVVVHASHHGSVWQVVSVSIYGATLVLSYLAFTLYHQFKTSRFHTLFKILDHATIYLLIAGSYTPFILVNLREHGGWWLFGVVWGVALGGIVFKVFFVYRFRVVAPLLYVAMGWLLVFAVKPALLYIAKPVLWLLLIGGLLYTGGLLFYAFKRIPYHHAIWHLFVVGGSLCHFFAVFQNVTLLPG; this is translated from the coding sequence GTGTCGGATGATTTTGATCAGGATCGTTTGCCCTGGGAGGCTTGCCTCAATACCGGTTCCTCCGCCCTCGGGCTCCTGCTCTCCCTGGCCGGGCTCCCCCTGGTGGTCGTTCATGCCAGCCACCACGGCAGTGTTTGGCAGGTGGTCAGCGTTTCGATCTATGGCGCTACCCTGGTCCTCTCCTATCTCGCCTTTACCCTCTATCACCAGTTCAAAACGAGCCGCTTCCACACCCTGTTCAAGATTCTCGACCATGCCACGATCTATCTGCTGATCGCCGGCAGCTACACCCCTTTTATTCTGGTCAATTTGCGGGAGCATGGCGGCTGGTGGCTCTTCGGTGTGGTCTGGGGCGTAGCTCTGGGCGGGATTGTCTTCAAGGTATTCTTTGTTTACCGCTTTCGCGTCGTTGCGCCGCTGCTTTATGTCGCAATGGGCTGGCTGCTCGTCTTCGCCGTGAAGCCGGCGCTGCTCTATATCGCAAAGCCGGTGCTCTGGCTGTTGCTGATCGGGGGATTGCTCTATACGGGTGGCCTGCTCTTTTATGCTTTCAAACGAATCCCCTACCACCATGCCATCTGGCACCTCTTTGTCGTTGGCGGCAGCCTGTGTCATTTTTTTGCGGTGTTTCAAAACGTGACTCTGCTGCCAGGATAA
- a CDS encoding MFS transporter, which yields MPLTAATLLRVFIPFALGYFLSYVFRTVNAVIAPDLVAEIGLAPASLGLLTSAYFLTFAAFQLPLGLLLDRFGSRRVEAALLLFAAAGALLFARAESLTGLVLGRALIGLGVSACLMAAFKAFSTWFPPERLPLANGVQMVSGGIGALTATAPVEAALAFTDWRGIFLLLAGLTLAAAIAIFLIVPEGSAHHSRESLRQQLQGLRTIFTSRAYWRLAPWAILAQAAYLSIQGLWSGPWLRDVAGLERAAAADVLFLIALAMIAGYLGFGALTDRLSRRGVAPRTVATAGMGSFLLVQLLLLGQWSFATVPLWFLFGLCGTASILPYAVIAQAFPRTLAGRANTALNLPVFVAAFAGQWAIGAIIGLWPEVAGHYHPDGYRAGFGLLLLLQGGAALWYWWGGRREAEGK from the coding sequence GTGCCCCTGACTGCCGCCACCCTGCTGCGCGTCTTCATCCCCTTTGCCCTCGGCTATTTCCTCTCCTACGTCTTTCGCACCGTCAACGCGGTCATCGCTCCCGACCTGGTGGCGGAGATCGGCCTGGCGCCGGCCAGCCTCGGTCTGTTGACCTCTGCCTATTTCCTGACCTTTGCCGCCTTTCAGCTCCCCCTCGGCCTGCTCCTCGACCGCTTCGGTTCGCGCCGGGTCGAGGCGGCGCTGCTCCTCTTTGCCGCCGCCGGGGCCCTCCTCTTCGCGCGGGCAGAGAGTCTGACCGGCCTGGTGCTCGGGCGGGCGCTGATCGGCCTCGGGGTTTCCGCCTGCCTGATGGCGGCCTTCAAGGCCTTTTCCACCTGGTTCCCCCCGGAACGACTGCCGCTGGCCAACGGTGTGCAGATGGTCTCGGGCGGCATCGGCGCCCTGACCGCGACGGCACCGGTGGAGGCCGCCCTGGCGTTCACCGACTGGCGTGGCATCTTTCTGCTGTTGGCCGGGTTGACCCTGGCGGCTGCGATTGCCATCTTTCTCATCGTCCCGGAAGGGAGCGCTCATCATTCCCGGGAGAGTCTGCGCCAGCAGCTGCAGGGGTTGCGGACGATCTTCACCAGTCGGGCCTACTGGCGCCTGGCGCCCTGGGCGATTCTCGCCCAGGCGGCCTACCTGTCGATTCAGGGGCTCTGGTCCGGCCCCTGGCTGCGCGACGTGGCCGGCCTCGAGCGCGCCGCTGCCGCCGATGTCCTCTTCCTGATCGCGCTGGCGATGATTGCCGGTTATCTGGGATTCGGAGCCCTGACCGATCGGCTCAGTCGCCGCGGGGTGGCGCCGCGCACGGTGGCCACGGCCGGCATGGGAAGTTTTCTGCTGGTGCAGCTGCTGCTGCTCGGCCAGTGGTCTTTTGCCACCGTTCCGCTCTGGTTCCTGTTCGGTCTCTGCGGCACCGCCTCGATCCTCCCCTATGCCGTCATCGCCCAGGCCTTCCCCCGCACTCTCGCCGGCCGCGCCAATACCGCCCTCAACCTGCCGGTCTTCGTGGCGGCCTTTGCCGGCCAGTGGGCGATCGGCGCGATAATCGGGCTCTGGCCGGAAGTCGCCGGCCACTACCATCCCGACGGCTATCGGGCCGGGTTCGGTCTGCTGCTGCTGTTGCAGGGAGGAGCGGCGCTCTGGTACTGGTGGGGTGGCAGGAGGGAGGCTGAAGGCAAATAG
- a CDS encoding thermonuclease family protein, which produces MISRRLAVFCLFLLVLAFLAGSLPARAGTLPLAGKVTWIYDGDTLKIQKVGKVRLLGIDAPEHEDSLRDRYYQRWKIPPSRLRAIAAEARQFLLREVKGKQVTLTFDQVSRDKYDRLLVYLELPDGRLLNQVLLERGYASVFRKFDFSRKNDFLRSEERARKAGVGLWRQP; this is translated from the coding sequence GTGATTTCCCGCCGCCTTGCCGTCTTCTGTCTCTTCCTGCTGGTCCTGGCGTTTCTGGCCGGCAGCCTGCCGGCTCGGGCTGGCACTCTGCCGCTCGCCGGAAAAGTGACCTGGATCTACGATGGCGACACCCTGAAAATCCAGAAGGTCGGCAAGGTGCGGTTACTCGGGATCGACGCGCCCGAACACGAGGATTCCCTGCGGGACCGTTATTATCAGCGCTGGAAGATCCCGCCCTCCAGGCTGCGGGCGATCGCCGCAGAGGCCCGCCAGTTTCTGCTTCGGGAGGTCAAAGGGAAGCAGGTCACCCTGACCTTCGACCAGGTTTCCCGCGACAAGTACGACCGGCTCCTCGTCTACCTTGAACTCCCCGATGGCCGGCTCCTCAACCAGGTGCTGCTGGAGCGGGGCTACGCCAGCGTCTTTCGCAAATTCGACTTTTCCCGCAAAAACGATTTTCTGCGCAGTGAAGAACGGGCCAGAAAAGCCGGCGTCGGCCTCTGGCGCCAGCCCTGA
- the lysA gene encoding diaminopimelate decarboxylase: MPMSPSFKSRLFPVAKEIAAHYGTPFHIYDEAGIRATGEELKQAFSGIAGFQEFYAVKALPNRQILKLMAEMGFGFDCSSIPELILARELGATGEQIMFTSNNTSQEEFAFAAKDGGCILNLDDISLIDKVPAPFPELICFRYNPGPRRTGNIIIGNPVEAKYGVTHEQVVEAYRLAKARGAKRFGLHTMVASNERDYTYMVETARMVLTIAEEVETALGIRFEFVNIGGGFGIPYKPEDNPLDIRTMAGEITAMFTSFANKHGYVPKMYMESGRYMTGPHGALVVTAINHKQIYRDYVGVDACMSALMRPALYGSYHHIDVIGKEEASKTETYDVVGSLCENNDKFAIERQLPKIEEGDLLVIHDTGAHGHAMGFQYNGRLRPKELLLRANGSVELIRRAETLEDYFATYNFAPDAFRPGA, encoded by the coding sequence ATGCCCATGTCCCCGTCCTTCAAGTCCCGCCTCTTTCCGGTGGCAAAAGAGATCGCCGCGCACTACGGCACCCCCTTCCACATCTACGACGAGGCCGGCATCCGCGCTACCGGAGAAGAGCTGAAACAGGCTTTCTCCGGCATCGCCGGCTTCCAGGAGTTTTACGCTGTCAAGGCGCTCCCCAACCGGCAGATCCTCAAGCTGATGGCGGAGATGGGCTTCGGCTTCGACTGCTCGTCGATCCCGGAACTGATCCTCGCCCGCGAACTCGGCGCCACCGGCGAGCAGATCATGTTCACCTCCAACAACACCAGCCAGGAGGAGTTCGCCTTTGCCGCCAAGGATGGCGGCTGTATCCTCAACCTCGACGACATCAGCCTGATCGACAAGGTCCCGGCCCCCTTCCCGGAGCTGATCTGCTTCCGCTACAACCCGGGGCCGCGGCGCACCGGTAACATCATCATCGGCAACCCGGTGGAAGCGAAATACGGTGTCACCCACGAGCAGGTGGTGGAGGCCTACCGCCTCGCCAAGGCCCGCGGCGCGAAGCGCTTCGGCCTGCACACCATGGTCGCCTCCAATGAGCGCGACTACACCTACATGGTGGAGACGGCGCGCATGGTCCTGACCATCGCCGAGGAAGTCGAGACCGCCCTCGGTATCCGCTTCGAGTTCGTCAACATCGGTGGCGGCTTTGGCATCCCCTACAAGCCCGAGGACAACCCCCTCGACATCCGGACCATGGCCGGGGAAATCACCGCCATGTTCACCTCCTTTGCCAACAAACACGGCTACGTGCCGAAGATGTACATGGAGAGCGGCCGCTACATGACCGGCCCTCATGGCGCCCTGGTGGTCACCGCCATCAACCACAAGCAGATCTATCGCGACTATGTCGGTGTCGATGCCTGCATGTCGGCCCTGATGCGTCCGGCCCTCTACGGTTCTTACCACCACATCGACGTCATCGGCAAAGAAGAGGCGTCCAAGACCGAGACTTACGACGTGGTCGGCTCCCTCTGCGAGAACAACGACAAGTTCGCCATCGAGCGCCAGTTGCCGAAGATTGAAGAGGGGGATCTGCTGGTGATCCACGACACCGGCGCCCATGGCCACGCCATGGGTTTCCAGTACAACGGCCGGCTGCGGCCCAAGGAACTGCTGTTGCGCGCCAACGGCAGCGTCGAGCTGATCCGCCGCGCCGAAACCCTGGAAGACTATTTTGCCACCTACAACTTCGCGCCCGATGCCTTCCGTCCCGGCGCCTGA
- a CDS encoding AAA family ATPase, producing the protein MARKVFIAATGQNSGKTTTSLSLVHLARKVYGRVGFIKPLGPKPVAYGDLVVDKDAAVMAEVFGLQEDIGSMSPLVLHPGMTKKVLDGEISRQELEDRIVKAGRILDEKYDFLVIEGSGHSGVGSVIGLSNARIAQLLDAPVMIICGGGVGNAIDAVSLNLAMFRQQGVAVKLVMANKIIPEKRIATLHYLNQAFAGAEFPIFGGFNYSPILANPTLGRIAKILDRPLRGDYGDGTRIIHHVQLATASSQRVIDLLDDSALLLVNSTRDELLVTLSSLYHLPEYYARIAGLVVPGLQPVSKITQKILDDSRIPYIRTEITNAAAFTIIKDDVSKITAEDTEKIELIESLAESELDFAAIDALL; encoded by the coding sequence ATGGCACGCAAGGTTTTTATTGCCGCAACCGGCCAGAACAGTGGCAAGACCACCACCAGCCTGTCGCTGGTGCACCTGGCGCGCAAGGTTTACGGCCGGGTGGGATTCATCAAGCCGCTCGGGCCGAAACCGGTCGCCTATGGTGACCTGGTGGTTGACAAGGACGCCGCGGTGATGGCCGAGGTCTTCGGCCTGCAGGAGGATATCGGCTCGATGTCGCCGCTGGTGCTCCATCCCGGCATGACCAAAAAGGTCCTCGACGGCGAGATCTCGCGGCAGGAGCTGGAGGACCGTATCGTCAAAGCCGGTCGTATTCTCGATGAAAAATATGATTTCCTGGTCATCGAGGGATCGGGTCACAGCGGCGTCGGCTCGGTGATCGGGCTTTCCAATGCCCGCATCGCCCAGCTGCTCGATGCGCCGGTGATGATCATCTGCGGCGGCGGCGTCGGTAATGCCATCGACGCGGTGAGCCTCAACCTCGCCATGTTCCGGCAGCAGGGGGTGGCGGTCAAGCTGGTGATGGCCAACAAGATCATTCCGGAGAAGCGTATCGCCACGCTCCATTACCTCAACCAGGCCTTTGCCGGCGCCGAGTTCCCGATCTTCGGCGGCTTCAACTACTCGCCGATCCTGGCCAATCCGACCCTCGGCCGGATTGCCAAGATTCTCGATCGACCCTTGCGCGGGGATTACGGTGACGGCACCCGGATCATCCACCACGTGCAGCTCGCCACCGCCTCTTCCCAACGGGTCATCGACCTGCTCGACGACTCTGCGCTGCTGCTCGTCAACAGCACCCGCGACGAGCTGCTGGTGACCCTCTCTTCCCTTTACCACCTGCCCGAATACTATGCGCGGATTGCCGGCCTGGTCGTTCCCGGTCTGCAGCCGGTGTCGAAGATTACCCAGAAAATTCTCGACGACAGCCGCATCCCCTACATCCGCACCGAAATCACCAACGCCGCCGCCTTCACCATCATCAAGGACGACGTCTCCAAGATCACCGCCGAAGACACCGAAAAGATCGAACTGATCGAGTCTCTGGCCGAATCGGAACTCGACTTCGCCGCCATCGACGCCCTGCTTTAG
- a CDS encoding Hsp20/alpha crystallin family protein, with protein MLPIRWDPFRDLSSLHKEIDSLFRRSFGAIEEPESGTGMMASPRLNAFVKDKVYHVEVELPGIDREDLDVHIDGNILTLSGERKRSKETKEQDFLIRESSYGSFLRRLTLPDGADAEKVQARFDNGVLMITMPMTQKSVTGRKVLIEGGAGKPGAKQVH; from the coding sequence ATGTTGCCAATACGTTGGGATCCTTTCCGCGACTTGAGTTCGTTGCACAAGGAGATCGATTCCCTGTTCCGCCGGAGTTTCGGTGCCATCGAGGAACCCGAATCCGGGACCGGAATGATGGCGTCGCCGCGGCTCAACGCCTTTGTGAAGGACAAGGTTTATCATGTCGAAGTGGAACTTCCGGGCATCGACCGCGAGGATCTGGATGTCCACATCGACGGGAATATCCTGACCCTTAGCGGCGAGCGCAAGCGGAGCAAAGAGACGAAGGAACAGGATTTCCTGATTCGGGAATCGAGTTATGGCTCCTTCCTGCGGCGGCTGACTCTGCCCGATGGGGCCGACGCGGAGAAGGTGCAGGCCCGTTTCGATAACGGGGTACTGATGATTACCATGCCGATGACGCAAAAAAGCGTCACCGGGCGCAAGGTTCTCATCGAAGGGGGCGCTGGCAAGCCCGGCGCCAAGCAGGTTCACTGA
- a CDS encoding type II toxin-antitoxin system RelE/ParE family toxin has product MPLFTLTKRALEDLREIGRYTQGRWGREQRRTYLVQLDRCFRALAENPNQGERLDRVRPGYRKYPTGRHVIYYRTQSPGMIEIVRVLHERMDIETHL; this is encoded by the coding sequence ATGCCGCTATTTACGCTGACAAAGCGCGCCCTCGAAGACCTCCGGGAGATCGGCCGCTACACTCAAGGACGATGGGGGCGCGAGCAGCGGCGCACATATCTGGTTCAACTCGATCGCTGTTTTCGTGCTCTTGCCGAAAACCCAAACCAGGGTGAACGCTTAGACCGGGTTCGTCCCGGCTACCGCAAATATCCCACCGGCCGCCACGTCATCTATTATCGCACGCAGAGCCCCGGCATGATCGAAATCGTGCGCGTCTTGCATGAGCGAATGGACATCGAGACGCATCTTTAG
- the larE gene encoding ATP-dependent sacrificial sulfur transferase LarE yields the protein MPLDQKFNRLKEILATMDSALIAFSGGVDSTFLLRVARDTLGPEKVLALTATSPTYPQSELEESKALAQSLGVRQLLVESNELEIPGFAENDRQRCYYCKRELFSVCRAKAVELGYQEILDGSNSDDLHDFRPGRKAVEELQVRSPLLEAGLDKNEIRYLSRELGLTTWYKQPFACLSSRFPYGTAITPERLAQVDRCETFLRHHKFRNYRVRYHGDTARIEVAAEEISRLLEWELREALVDEFKAAGFTYVALDLEGYRTGSMNEITP from the coding sequence TTGCCACTGGACCAGAAGTTCAATCGTCTGAAAGAGATCCTTGCCACCATGGATTCCGCCCTGATCGCCTTTTCCGGCGGGGTCGACTCGACCTTCCTGTTGCGCGTCGCCCGCGACACCCTCGGCCCGGAAAAGGTCCTCGCCCTGACCGCCACTTCGCCGACCTACCCCCAGAGCGAACTGGAAGAGAGCAAGGCCCTGGCCCAATCGCTGGGGGTGCGCCAGCTGCTGGTCGAAAGCAACGAGCTGGAAATCCCCGGCTTTGCCGAGAATGACCGGCAGCGCTGCTACTACTGCAAACGGGAGCTGTTCAGCGTCTGCCGGGCAAAGGCCGTCGAACTCGGGTACCAGGAAATCCTGGATGGTTCCAACAGTGACGACCTCCACGATTTCCGCCCCGGACGCAAGGCGGTGGAAGAGCTGCAGGTGCGTTCTCCCCTCCTCGAAGCCGGCCTCGACAAAAACGAAATCCGCTACCTCAGCCGCGAACTCGGCCTGACGACCTGGTACAAGCAGCCCTTCGCCTGCCTCTCCTCCCGTTTTCCCTACGGCACGGCGATCACCCCCGAGCGCCTGGCCCAGGTCGATCGCTGCGAAACCTTCCTGCGCCACCACAAGTTCCGCAACTACCGGGTTCGTTACCACGGCGATACGGCACGGATCGAAGTCGCCGCGGAAGAGATTTCCCGCCTGCTCGAATGGGAGCTGCGCGAAGCGCTGGTCGATGAATTCAAGGCCGCGGGCTTTACCTACGTCGCCCTCGACCTTGAGGGATACCGCACCGGCAGTATGAACGAAATCACCCCCTGA
- a CDS encoding aconitate hydratase yields MASNLTRKILKAHLVEGELVPGKEIAINIDHTLLQDATGTMAMLEFEALGLDRVKVDLAAQYVDHNLLQTDFKNADDHKYLRTSCAHYGLYYSQPGNGISHIVHMERFGRPGLTMIGADSHTPGAAGVSMLAIGAGGMDVALAMAGRPYSFPCPQVLGVRLTGALPDWVSAKDVILEMLRRYDVKGCVGKVVEYFGPGVKSLSATDRMTIGNMGTELGATSTVFPADERTRQWLEAQGRGEDWQELTADPGCSYDEEDEIDLATLEPLIACPTSPGNIKRVSEVAGTPVDQVIVGSSVNGSFRDILVTARIMADRHAAADLSFHVNPGSRQVLENVAEQGGVMPLLLAGTRIHQSGCLGCIGMGQAPGTGQVSLRTFPRNFPGRSGTKDDQVYLCSPETAAVSALRGVITDPRDLGKEMAYPRVSDPERFIVDTSSLTAPTPERRRTAVVRGPNIKPFPDFEALPATLEASVVLKVGDNISTDGIMPAGSKVLPLRSNIEAISEYVFYQIDPEFHRRCRELGNAVVIGGENYGQGSSREHAALAPRYLGVRAKIVKSFARIHHANLCNFGILPLTFKDPADYAAIEPGAKVLFTGIQKLLAEGAEEIPVRVGDRDITTLLQVSPRQRRNLLAGGTLNQVRETLAEAG; encoded by the coding sequence ATGGCCAGCAACCTGACCCGAAAAATTCTAAAGGCGCACCTGGTGGAAGGGGAACTGGTGCCCGGCAAAGAGATCGCGATCAACATCGACCATACCCTGTTGCAGGACGCCACCGGGACCATGGCGATGCTCGAATTCGAGGCCCTCGGTCTCGATCGGGTCAAGGTCGACCTCGCCGCCCAGTACGTCGACCACAACCTGCTGCAGACCGACTTCAAGAACGCCGATGACCACAAGTATCTGCGCACCTCCTGCGCCCATTACGGCCTTTACTATTCCCAGCCGGGGAACGGCATCTCCCATATCGTCCACATGGAGCGTTTCGGCCGGCCCGGCCTGACCATGATCGGCGCCGACAGCCATACCCCCGGCGCCGCCGGGGTGTCGATGCTGGCGATCGGCGCCGGCGGCATGGATGTCGCCCTGGCAATGGCGGGGCGACCCTATTCCTTTCCCTGTCCGCAGGTCCTTGGCGTCAGGCTGACCGGGGCCCTTCCCGACTGGGTCAGCGCCAAGGATGTGATACTCGAAATGCTGCGCCGCTACGACGTCAAGGGGTGCGTCGGCAAGGTCGTCGAGTATTTCGGACCGGGGGTGAAGAGTCTCTCCGCCACCGATCGCATGACCATCGGCAACATGGGGACCGAGCTCGGCGCCACCTCGACCGTCTTCCCCGCGGACGAGCGCACCCGGCAGTGGCTGGAAGCCCAGGGACGGGGGGAAGACTGGCAGGAGCTGACCGCCGATCCCGGCTGCAGCTACGACGAGGAGGATGAAATCGATCTTGCTACCCTCGAGCCGCTGATCGCCTGCCCGACCTCGCCGGGGAATATCAAGCGGGTCAGCGAAGTCGCCGGCACCCCGGTCGACCAGGTGATTGTCGGTTCCAGCGTCAATGGCAGCTTTCGCGACATTCTGGTGACCGCGCGCATCATGGCGGACCGGCATGCCGCCGCCGATCTCTCCTTCCACGTCAATCCGGGGAGCCGTCAGGTACTCGAAAACGTCGCCGAGCAAGGGGGCGTAATGCCGCTCCTGCTTGCCGGTACCCGGATCCACCAGTCGGGCTGCCTCGGCTGCATCGGCATGGGACAGGCGCCGGGGACCGGCCAGGTCAGCCTGCGGACCTTCCCGCGCAACTTTCCGGGGCGCTCCGGCACCAAGGACGACCAGGTCTACCTCTGCTCGCCGGAGACCGCCGCGGTTTCAGCCCTGCGCGGCGTGATCACCGATCCCCGGGATCTGGGGAAGGAGATGGCCTACCCGCGCGTCAGCGACCCGGAGCGGTTCATCGTCGATACCTCGTCCTTGACCGCACCGACTCCAGAGCGGCGGCGCACCGCGGTGGTACGCGGGCCGAACATCAAGCCTTTTCCCGATTTCGAGGCGCTGCCGGCGACGCTGGAGGCGAGCGTCGTCCTCAAGGTCGGCGATAATATCTCCACCGACGGCATCATGCCCGCCGGCAGCAAGGTCCTGCCGCTGCGCTCCAACATCGAAGCGATCAGCGAATACGTCTTCTACCAGATCGATCCCGAATTCCATCGCCGGTGCCGGGAGCTTGGCAACGCGGTGGTGATCGGCGGCGAGAATTACGGCCAGGGATCGAGCCGCGAACATGCCGCGCTGGCGCCGCGTTACCTCGGGGTTCGGGCCAAGATCGTCAAGAGTTTCGCCCGGATTCACCATGCCAATCTCTGTAACTTCGGCATTCTGCCGTTGACCTTCAAGGACCCGGCGGATTATGCCGCGATCGAACCGGGCGCGAAGGTTCTCTTCACGGGGATTCAAAAACTGCTGGCGGAGGGGGCAGAGGAAATCCCGGTGCGGGTCGGCGACCGGGACATCACCACCCTGCTGCAGGTTTCACCGCGCCAACGGCGCAACCTGCTGGCCGGCGGCACCCTCAATCAGGTCCGGGAGACCCTGGCGGAAGCGGGGTGA
- a CDS encoding Lrp/AsnC family transcriptional regulator, with protein MIDDIDIQILNILQEKARIPNAEVARQVGMAPSAVLERIRKLEERGIIEGYEVRLNPEPFGQGLTAFITVAATRAGNGRLAGELASITGVQEVHQVAGEDGYLVKLRVAGTTALGRILRDELAAIEGVRSTRTQIVLNTVKETRRIDLENSTGSR; from the coding sequence ATGATTGATGATATTGACATACAAATTCTGAACATCCTTCAGGAGAAGGCGCGCATCCCCAACGCCGAGGTCGCCCGCCAGGTCGGCATGGCGCCGTCGGCCGTGCTGGAGCGGATCCGCAAGCTGGAAGAGCGCGGCATTATCGAGGGGTACGAGGTGCGGCTCAATCCCGAACCCTTTGGCCAGGGCTTGACCGCCTTCATCACCGTTGCCGCCACCCGTGCCGGCAACGGCCGATTGGCCGGCGAACTGGCGTCCATCACTGGTGTACAGGAGGTTCACCAGGTTGCCGGGGAGGATGGCTACCTGGTCAAACTGCGGGTCGCCGGAACCACTGCCCTGGGGCGCATCCTGCGCGACGAACTGGCGGCTATCGAGGGTGTGCGCAGTACCCGCACCCAGATCGTCCTCAACACCGTGAAGGAAACCCGGCGCATTGACTTGGAAAATTCAACGGGCAGCCGATAA
- a CDS encoding ferritin-like domain-containing protein, translating into MTVLDFARHLEQSGRDFYTEMAARTSQDGVRKIFQLLAGDQQRLLDRLRRMQERPGTLSKAESLLLNRAVNIFEKMRQREAQLAVNNDLDAYLLAINAERQIVDQYLKVLNRTDNADLRQALLRVLSLDRQELEELEQLYDFVNAPTDSLEWGEFSNLDEFHNFGRYDDLRQGELGDPVIPEPVKH; encoded by the coding sequence ATGACCGTACTCGATTTTGCCCGCCACCTGGAGCAGAGCGGGCGCGACTTCTATACCGAAATGGCTGCCAGGACCAGCCAGGACGGCGTGCGCAAGATTTTCCAGCTCCTCGCCGGGGATCAGCAGCGGCTCCTCGACCGTCTGCGTCGCATGCAGGAACGTCCCGGCACCCTGAGCAAGGCCGAAAGTCTCCTTCTCAACCGGGCGGTCAACATTTTTGAAAAAATGCGGCAGCGGGAGGCGCAACTGGCGGTCAACAATGATCTGGACGCCTACCTGCTCGCCATCAATGCCGAGCGACAGATCGTGGACCAATACCTGAAGGTGCTAAATAGGACTGACAATGCCGATCTGCGTCAGGCGCTGTTGCGGGTTTTGTCCCTCGATCGGCAGGAACTCGAAGAGCTGGAACAGCTCTACGACTTTGTCAACGCGCCGACCGATTCCCTCGAATGGGGCGAGTTCAGCAACCTCGACGAGTTTCACAACTTCGGGCGCTATGATGACCTGCGCCAGGGCGAACTCGGTGATCCGGTGATTCCAGAGCCGGTCAAACACTAA
- a CDS encoding RrF2 family transcriptional regulator: MKLSTKSRYGLRALFDMAYHAGDLPAQIKDISRRQAISPRYLEQIFQDLKKAGLLKSRRGPQGGYTLARKAAEITVKDIVLAAEDKVVLVDCTENRDGCQPRCEFDNHCVTQKIWQEATRRLLDYFAAVTLEDLCKDAREMGIEKEVDHRFMYYI, translated from the coding sequence ATGAAACTTTCCACCAAAAGCCGCTATGGGTTGCGGGCTTTATTTGACATGGCCTACCACGCGGGCGACCTGCCGGCGCAGATCAAGGACATTTCCCGGCGCCAGGCGATCTCGCCGCGCTATCTCGAACAGATTTTCCAGGATCTGAAAAAGGCCGGCCTGCTCAAGAGCCGCCGTGGTCCCCAGGGCGGCTACACCCTGGCCCGGAAAGCCGCCGAGATTACCGTCAAGGATATCGTCCTCGCGGCCGAGGACAAGGTGGTCCTGGTCGACTGCACGGAAAATCGCGACGGATGCCAGCCCCGCTGCGAGTTCGACAACCATTGCGTCACCCAGAAGATCTGGCAGGAAGCGACCAGGCGCCTGCTCGACTATTTTGCCGCCGTCACCCTCGAGGACCTCTGCAAGGACGCCCGGGAGATGGGCATCGAGAAGGAGGTCGACCACCGCTTCATGTACTATATCTGA